Below is a genomic region from Deinococcus koreensis.
TATGGCGAGGGCTGGACGTGTCCGCTGCCCCCCCTGGAGAACCGGCTAGCGGGCGCCGTCCGGGCTGGAGAGAGGCTGACCCCCGAACGTTCCTGAGCGCCGGGCTCCGGGAACGGGCGGCGCGGCGGGGGGAGATGGGGGCACCCGTCGGAGGGTCGCAATCGGGGCTGGACTGCGCTCTGATAGAGCCCAATGACCAGCCGGCCTGCCCCCCGCCCGAGCAGCCCACCGGGGAGTGGCTGCCCGCAGCCGGCGGCCCCAGGGTGGCCGCAGGTGCTGGACGCTGCCCGACACGCGGAAATCGAGGCCCGGCAGACCGGCGACGACCGCAACCTGGCCCTGGCGCTGTGGGAGTGCGGCCGGGCGCTGAACCACCTGGCCCGGCCCCGTGAGGCTCTGAGCGCGCTGCTGGAGGCGGTGGCCTTCCTGCCCCCCGACGACCGGGCACTGCAGGCGCGCTGCTGGCATCAGGCCGCCTGGGCCCAGCACCACCTGGCCTGCGACACCGACGCCCAGGAGTACCTGAGTCTGGCCCTGCGACTGGCCCGCGAGGCCGCCGACCACGCCACCGAACTGGACGTGCTGGAGGATCTGGCCGAGTTCCAGGTGGCCCGCGGCCACCCCCGCAGTGCCCTGGAATCGCTGGAGGTCTACGTGGCCGCGCGCCGCGCCCTGCCCGGCCAGGCGGGACTGGCGCGGGCGCTGGTGCGGCTCTCGCAGGTCAAGCTGCTGGGGCTGCGCGCCGATCCGGAGGAACCGGGCGGCCCGCAGGAGGTGCGGGGCTGGCTGACCGAGGCCCTGCGCCGATTGCCGACCGAGCGCGCCCTGAACCCGGACGAGGCGCTGGACACCCTGGCCGGCGAGGCCCACGCCTGTCTGTCGGTCACGTGTCTGCTGCTGGGCGACGCCGCCGAGGCCCGCACGCAGGCCGAGCGGGCCCTGGGCTTGCTGCGCGGCTGCGGCGCCCAGCGCGCGGCCCTGCGGGTGGTGCCCCAGCTGGCACGCGCGACCCTGGCGCTGGGAAACCCCGCCCTGGCCCTGAGCGAGCTGGACGCCGCGCTGGCTGCGGCGGCGGCCCTGGGCGCCGGGCCACGGCTTCCACAGGACGCCGGGGAGGCGCCGGGATACGGCCCCCAGGGGGCCGGCAACCAAGCGGACTACCGGGCCGAGCGCGCCGCCCTGCACCTCGCCGCCTGTGAGGCCCACGAGGCGCTGGGCCAGTCCGCCCAGGCCCTGACCCACCACCGCGCCTATCACGCCCTGGACGCCCAGCAGCGGCAGGCCCAGGTGCATGAACGCAGCCAGGCCGCCCACGCCCGGGTGGGCCTGGACGCCACCCGGCAGGAGGCGCGGCTGCAGCGCGAACGCGGCGACGCCCTGGAACAGCTGGTGCAGGCCCGCACGGCCGAGGTGCGCCGCAACCAGCGGGCCGTGATCGACCTGCTGGCCGGGGCCGCCGAGTTCCGCGACGCCCCGTTGGGCCCCCACACCCGCTGGGTCGGCGAGGCCGCCGCGGCGCTGGGCCGTGAGCTGGGACTGGACACGGTGCAGTCCGCCGAACTGGGACTGGCGGCGCGCCTGCACGATGTCGGCAAGATCGCCATTCCAGACTCCATCCTGCTCAAGGAGGGGCCACTGTCCGAGGAGGAGTGGAGCGTCATGCGAACCCACGTGGCCCTGGGCGCCCGGCTGCTGACCCAGCCCGGAGCCACCGAGGGCGGCGGGCCGCTGCTGGAACTGGCTGCCCAGATCGCCCTGACCCACCACGAATGCTGGGATGCCAGCGGCTATCCGGCGGGGCTGAGCGGCGAGAATATTCCGCTGCCGGGCCGGATCGTGCGGGTGGTGGACACCTTCGACGCCCTGCTCACGCACCGCCCCTACAAATCCGCCTGGAGCGAGGCCGAGGCCCTGAGCTACCTGCGCGCCCACGCAGGCACCCTCTTCGATCCGGCCTGCGTATGCGCCTTTGAGGCGCTGTACGGGCGCAGGGCCCTTCCGGAGCGACGGTGAAGGTGGGGAGGCAGACAGCTTGAAGATGATGTGGAGAGCTGTAAGAGAGCTTGACTTATATTGACCTCATGCGCGCCCAAGCGACGCCTTCCATGTCGTCAGGTCTCCTGACGGATGTGGGTCGTCAGCGGCAGGGGGGGGTCAACCAGGATGCAGCTCTGGCCCTCGATCTGCCGCAGGGCGGTCTGTATGCCGTGGCAGACGGCATGGGCGGCCACGCGGCCGGCGAGCTGGCGGCGAACCTGGCCCTGGACGCCCTGAGCCAGCACTACCTGGAGGGCCGCAGCCCGCCGCCCACCCGGCTGGCCGAGGCGGTGCAGGCCGCGAACGTGACCGTGCTGCGCCACGCGGTCGGTGAATACGTGGGCATGGGCACCACGCTGCTGGCCGCGCTGATCGACCGCGGCGCCGTGACCATCGCGCACGTGGGCGATTCCCGCGCCTACCTGCTGCGCGCCCACGAACTGTTCCGCCTGACCGAAGACCATTCCTGGGTGGCCGAACAGGTGCGGCTGGGCCACATGACCGAGGCCGAGGCCCGCGACCACCAGTGGCGCAGCGTGGTCAGCAACGCCCTGGGCGGCGAGGAACGCGTCCGGATGGAGCTGTTCGGGCTGCCCCTGCGGGCCGGCGACCGGCTGCTGCTGTGCAGCGACGGCCTGAGCGGGGTGATCGGCGATCAGGAGATGCTGGAAATGCTGGCCCGGCCCCTCGATCCTGAGGCCACCGCGCGGGTGCTGGTCAATGCCGCCAACGACGCGGGCGGCCCGGACAACATCACCGCCCTGGTGGTCGATGTCCACCGCGACGCCCGGCTGCCCAGCTACACTCTCCCGCAGCGCCAGGAGGAAGGCCCCACCTACGTGGACGTGCTGCTCAGCGCCCAGCGCGGCAACAGCCTGATCACCTACCTGCTGCTGATGATCGCCTACTTCACCCTGCTGGGGGTCATGCTGATCCCCGAGCGCCGCGCCCTGATCGGGCTGGTGGGCACGACCCTGCTGGTGGTGATCCTGATCTCCCAGCGGGTGAACGTGACCCGCCGCGCCGGCACCGTGCTGAGCCGCCCCAGCGCCGTGCTGGCAGTCACCGCGCAGCGTCTGGCCGGCACGCCTGGGCCCAAGGCCTCGGCGGGCGATCCCCACCACTGAGACGGACTGCGCTCCATTTCCGTACCATCCGGGAAGGCGCCGGATGTTCCTCCAATTCCCGGAAATCCGTCCTCTTTCCTTCTCCCTGGGCCCCGGATTCCGGATGACCGGCCCCGCGGGAGCCGGGCGCGGAGAACCCTCCGGAAGCCGCTGGAGCTTCGTGCGGGCAGACAGGCGAAGCTCGCTCAGACGGCCGCCGACCCTCCGCCGCTCTCCTGGGGGTCAGGGCGGGGCAGCGGGACGCGCGGAGCCGAGTGGGCGGGAGCAGCCCGGAGACGCACCGGGCTCTCTCAGTCGCCGCCGACGAAGACCGGGGCGGCCAGCGGGCTCTCGGCCTCCTGATACCCCTCCTCCTGGTGGGCGGCGAGGTCGATGCCCTGGGTCTCCTGGCGCTGGGTCATGCGAAGAGGCGTGACCAGCGCGACCAGCCGGAGTAGCGCGAAGGTGCCCAGCCCCGCCAGCGCGGCGGCGGCCAGAATGCCGACGAGCTGGATGCCCAGCTGCCCGCCGTTCCCGGCGATCAATCCGCGCCCTGCCGGGTTGATCAGCGGGCTGGCGAGCACCCCGGTCAGCAGCGTGCCCACCACGCCCGCCGAGCCGTGACAGGCGAAGACGTCCAGGGCGTCGTCGGGCAGCAGGCGGCGCTTGTTGGCGACGATGAGGAAGCTCACGGAGCTGGCGACCACCCCGATCAGCAGCGCCCCGACCGGCGTGACGAAGCCGCAGGCCGGCGTGATGGCGACCAGCCCGACCACAGCCCCGGTGGCGGCGCCCACGGCGGTGGGTTTGCCCGTCCGCGTGCTGTCCCAGAGCATCCAGCACAGCAGGGCCGCGGCGGCGGCGGCGTTGGTGTTCAGCAGGGCGTAGGCGGCGGTCTGGCCCGCGGCCAGCGCGGAGCCGGCGTTGAAGCCCAGCCAGCCGAACCACAGCAGGCCGGTGCCCAGCAGCACCAGCGGCACGCTATGCGGAATGCTGGCGAAGCGCTGATAGCCGAAGCGCGGCCCGATCACCAGCGCCGCGACCAGCCCGCTGACCCCGCTGGCGACCTCTACCACGGTGCCGCCGGCGAAGTCCAGCAGGCCCAGCCGGTACAGCCAGCCGTCGGGGCTCCAGACCCAGTGGGCCAGCGGCGCGTACACGACCAGAAGCCACAGCGCGCCGAACAGCACGAAGGCCCCGAAGCGCATCCGCTCGACCACGCTGCCGCTGATCACCGCCAGGGTGATGGCCGCGAACAGGATCTGGAACACCGCGAACAGCGGCGTGGGGATGGTGCCGCTCAGCGTGCCGGCCATGTGCTCCAGCCCCAGCCGCGAGAGGCCTCCGACCAGGGCGTTCCCGCCCGGCCCGAAGGCCAGGGAATAGCCCACCAGCACCCAGGCCACCGAGGCCACGCCCAGCGCCGCGAAGCTCATCATCATGGTGTTGAGCACCGAG
It encodes:
- a CDS encoding HD domain-containing phosphohydrolase, producing MLDAARHAEIEARQTGDDRNLALALWECGRALNHLARPREALSALLEAVAFLPPDDRALQARCWHQAAWAQHHLACDTDAQEYLSLALRLAREAADHATELDVLEDLAEFQVARGHPRSALESLEVYVAARRALPGQAGLARALVRLSQVKLLGLRADPEEPGGPQEVRGWLTEALRRLPTERALNPDEALDTLAGEAHACLSVTCLLLGDAAEARTQAERALGLLRGCGAQRAALRVVPQLARATLALGNPALALSELDAALAAAAALGAGPRLPQDAGEAPGYGPQGAGNQADYRAERAALHLAACEAHEALGQSAQALTHHRAYHALDAQQRQAQVHERSQAAHARVGLDATRQEARLQRERGDALEQLVQARTAEVRRNQRAVIDLLAGAAEFRDAPLGPHTRWVGEAAAALGRELGLDTVQSAELGLAARLHDVGKIAIPDSILLKEGPLSEEEWSVMRTHVALGARLLTQPGATEGGGPLLELAAQIALTHHECWDASGYPAGLSGENIPLPGRIVRVVDTFDALLTHRPYKSAWSEAEALSYLRAHAGTLFDPACVCAFEALYGRRALPERR
- a CDS encoding PP2C family protein-serine/threonine phosphatase encodes the protein MRAQATPSMSSGLLTDVGRQRQGGVNQDAALALDLPQGGLYAVADGMGGHAAGELAANLALDALSQHYLEGRSPPPTRLAEAVQAANVTVLRHAVGEYVGMGTTLLAALIDRGAVTIAHVGDSRAYLLRAHELFRLTEDHSWVAEQVRLGHMTEAEARDHQWRSVVSNALGGEERVRMELFGLPLRAGDRLLLCSDGLSGVIGDQEMLEMLARPLDPEATARVLVNAANDAGGPDNITALVVDVHRDARLPSYTLPQRQEEGPTYVDVLLSAQRGNSLITYLLLMIAYFTLLGVMLIPERRALIGLVGTTLLVVILISQRVNVTRRAGTVLSRPSAVLAVTAQRLAGTPGPKASAGDPHH
- a CDS encoding ammonium transporter → MPLLLLLGSVASAQSGAPTFNGADTAFVLLCSALVLLMTPGLAMFYGGLVRAGSVLNTMMMSFAALGVASVAWVLVGYSLAFGPGGNALVGGLSRLGLEHMAGTLSGTIPTPLFAVFQILFAAITLAVISGSVVERMRFGAFVLFGALWLLVVYAPLAHWVWSPDGWLYRLGLLDFAGGTVVEVASGVSGLVAALVIGPRFGYQRFASIPHSVPLVLLGTGLLWFGWLGFNAGSALAAGQTAAYALLNTNAAAAAALLCWMLWDSTRTGKPTAVGAATGAVVGLVAITPACGFVTPVGALLIGVVASSVSFLIVANKRRLLPDDALDVFACHGSAGVVGTLLTGVLASPLINPAGRGLIAGNGGQLGIQLVGILAAAALAGLGTFALLRLVALVTPLRMTQRQETQGIDLAAHQEEGYQEAESPLAAPVFVGGD